Part of the Salinimonas iocasae genome, CAGTTGCTCCTTAGATGTCCAAAACTTGTGGTTGCTGTGCTGCGTGAGCGTGTTCGCCACCAGCGTAAACTTTCATTTTACGGAACATTGCACGACCCAGAGGACCTTTTGGCAGCATTCCTTTAACTGCTTTCTCAAGCACCATTTCAGGCTTATGAGCAATCAGTTTTTCAAAGTTTGTTTCTTTCAGACCACCTGGGTAACCTGTGTGAGAATAGTACATCTTGTTCAGTGCTTTATTACCTGTTACAGCAACTTTTTCAGCATTGATAACGATGATGTAGTCACCAGTGTCTACGTGAGGCGTGTACTCTGGCTTATGCTTACCGCGCAGACGACGCGCAATTTCAGACGCCAGACGGCCTAAAGTTTTGTCTGTGGCATCTACCACATACCAGTCACGTTGTACCGTTTCTGGCTTAGCAACAAAAGTTTTCATTTAAATTCACCCGAATAATTTCGTCGTTACTGATTCCATAATTGAAATCACCTAAAATCAATCCGTGAGCCCCTTCGAGCCTGTTGATTCTTCCACCTTCCCAAAGGTGGGTGTAACTGGGCAGGGCGCGAATTATACAGGTTTTGCATAAAAAGCGAACCCTTAAATGCGAAAATTTAACTGGTAAAGCTTAAAAAAATCGTTAGGGTGTCAAAACTTTCGCAAACAACGGCTTCAGACCATGCATTTAAAGGGATTTTTGCTTTTTGGGTTGCTTCTAATTACGCCATATTCTTTAGCTGTAATCCCCGAAAATAACGCGGTAAATACTGCGCGCGCCCAACGGTCTGAAATCATCGTTTTCACCAAAGCATTTTCTGGTGACGACTATGGCAGGTACCACATAGATGTACTGCGCGAAGCGCTGGCGATTACCCGTGATGATAACATCACCGAAACATTACGCCCGCATCCTCTGGAGCTTACACAGAGCCGGCAAATTAAGCTGTTACAAGCCGATAAGGCTGATGTAATGTGGAGCGTAACCAGCGATGAGCTCGAAACATCGTTAATACCGGTGCGCTTTCCGTTGTTGCAGGGTTTTGGTGGTCAACGGGTTCTGGCAATCGCCCCCCGGCGACAGGCTTCTCTTCCTGCTACCTTGTCACTGGAACGACTAAAACAATTCCCTTCGGTTCAGGGCGGGGACTGGCCGGATTACCATATTCTCTCAGCTAATAAGTTCAATGTCGCGGGAGCGCCCTGGAGCAGTTGGTATATGACCATGTATAAAATGGTTGAAAGGGATATGGTGACTTACTTTCCGCGTAACATTATTGAAGTCCACCGGGACCTGGCGCATCATCATTCCCTTCAGGTGGTGGTAGAGCAGAATCACCTGTTGTCCTACCCCAGCTATGAATATTTTTTTGTTAATCCGTCACGTCCCGAGTTAGCCAAACGGCTGAAGAAAGGCCTGTTGAAGCTTCTGGCCACCGGACAACTCAAGACGAAGTTTGAAGCTATCCCCGAACACCGTAAAGCCCAACGCGTGCTGAAAGAGCAAAACCGGGTTGTACATCGACTGAGCAACCCAATTCTTTCTTACCAGTGGGCATCGCCGCACTGGGCAACAACGCCTGATGCATCATATAAAGAATTCAGTCAGCGTTTTTCTCAGCCGCTTTCGCATCCTGCCACCACTGTTCCAGCGCCTCAAGATCCATATCGCTGAGTGACAGCTTCTGTTCAGTAGCGCGTTTTTCAATAAACCTGAATCGCGCAGTAAATTTGTGACTGGCTTTGCGTAGCGCGGTATCCGCATCTACGTTGCAGTGCCTGGCAAGATTGACCATCGCAAACAATGCGTCCCCAATTTCTTCTTCCACGCGTTGCTCACAAAGCTGACGGGCGTTAACCTCAGCCTCAATCTCATCAATCTCTTCGCGAACTTTATCAATAACAGGTGCAATGGTGTGCCAGTCAAACCCTACCCTGGCGCATTGTTTCTGTACTTTTTGTGCCAGCTTCAGTGCCGGTAGGCCTGATGGTACAGCATCAAAAATACTGTCGTCAGCCCCAACGCTTTTTTTCTCGGTCGCTTTAATTGCCTCCCACTGCGCCTCTAAGTCCTTTTCATCCACCTGCGTATCGCCAAACACATGCGGGTGACGGCGGGTCATTTTATCGCAGATAGCGCTGGCGACAGACTCGAAGTCAAACTCACCATTTTCTTTGGCTATCTGGCTGTAAAAGACAATTTGAAACAGCAGGTCCCCCAGCTCTTGGCGCACAGCCTCACTATCATTGCTGGCAATTGCATCTGCTACCTCATAGGCTTCTTCGATGGTGTACCGCGTCAGCGAAGCCATCGTTTGCTTTTTGTCCCACGGGCAGCCATCCGGAGAACGAAGCCTCTCCATGATATTCAGCAATCGATTCAGCTGCGTATTATCTGGCTCACTGTGTTTTTCGTTGTACATCCGTGATCCCTTTTAACTGGCGCAACCGCGTCATCACCCGGGTGAGCGCTTCCAGCGTTTTAACTTCCACTGATATATCGATGGTTGCAGTCTGCCGGGGCTTATCACTGGCACTGTTAACACTCAGCAATGCGACATTTTCGTTAGCCAGCACGGTGGTAATATCTCGCAGCATCCCATCTCTGTCGGCGCAAAAGATAATAAGCATGGCTTCAAAGCCAACTTCCAGTGCATCTGACCAGTTCACTTCAATCAGTCGCTCCGGATGCTGTTCACTTAAATTCTGCAATTGGTCACAGGCTGTCTTATGCACACTAACGCCCCTTCCCTGCGTGATATAACCCACGATGTCGTCGCCGGGTACCGGTTTACAGCAATTTGCCAACTGACTCATCAGGTGCCCTACACCTTCAACAACCACGGTATCGCTCTTTCCTTTTGAGCCTGCACTACGCCGGGTTTTGAGTTTAGGACTGATTTGAGGCTCGGGTTCAGGTGGGTTCAGTTGCTGCTGCAAATAGTGCACAACAGACATAACCCGAACGTCACCTGCGCCTATTGCAGCATGTAAATCTTCCAGGTGTTGCAGGTTAAACTTTTTAGTCGCCTGTGAAGCCATCTTCAATGGCACGGCCGCGCGGTGCAACTCGCGCTCAAGCAACTCTTTTCCTGCCTGCTGG contains:
- the rplM gene encoding 50S ribosomal protein L13, which produces MKTFVAKPETVQRDWYVVDATDKTLGRLASEIARRLRGKHKPEYTPHVDTGDYIIVINAEKVAVTGNKALNKMYYSHTGYPGGLKETNFEKLIAHKPEMVLEKAVKGMLPKGPLGRAMFRKMKVYAGGEHAHAAQQPQVLDI
- the mazG gene encoding nucleoside triphosphate pyrophosphohydrolase, whose product is MYNEKHSEPDNTQLNRLLNIMERLRSPDGCPWDKKQTMASLTRYTIEEAYEVADAIASNDSEAVRQELGDLLFQIVFYSQIAKENGEFDFESVASAICDKMTRRHPHVFGDTQVDEKDLEAQWEAIKATEKKSVGADDSIFDAVPSGLPALKLAQKVQKQCARVGFDWHTIAPVIDKVREEIDEIEAEVNARQLCEQRVEEEIGDALFAMVNLARHCNVDADTALRKASHKFTARFRFIEKRATEQKLSLSDMDLEALEQWWQDAKAAEKNAD